A DNA window from Xanthomonas campestris pv. campestris str. ATCC 33913 contains the following coding sequences:
- a CDS encoding mitochondrial fission ELM1 family protein, whose protein sequence is MAVTWAVSDGRAGNARQAEALARALHPDTVHALHLQARAPWRWAAPRRLPGANSAFGPAFAAQLQQPPGLVIGCGRQAALATRLLRARGSVAVQILDPRLDRRQWDLVVVPEHDALRGENVLTLLGSLHPVDDAWLAAGRAAFPAVGALPGPRVALLIGGPTTQVPWTLQALAAQCNAVQAQVRAAGGSLLITASRRTPPEVVALLRTLQQGNPGLLWCDARDGANPYAGLLGWADAIVASADSVNLLSEACATPVPVVAACAEFARGRVGAYVQALQQRQRLCAADEVLATTAAMTPVRETERIAAQVRMRLGL, encoded by the coding sequence ATGGCAGTGACCTGGGCGGTAAGCGACGGGCGCGCCGGCAATGCCCGCCAGGCCGAAGCGCTGGCCCGCGCCCTGCACCCCGACACCGTGCATGCACTGCATCTGCAGGCCAGAGCGCCCTGGCGCTGGGCCGCGCCGCGGCGCCTGCCCGGCGCCAACTCGGCCTTCGGGCCGGCATTTGCCGCGCAACTGCAACAGCCGCCCGGCCTGGTGATTGGGTGCGGACGCCAGGCGGCGTTGGCCACGCGCCTGCTGCGCGCCCGCGGCAGCGTGGCGGTGCAGATCCTGGACCCGCGGCTCGACCGGCGCCAGTGGGACTTGGTGGTGGTGCCCGAGCACGATGCACTGCGTGGCGAGAACGTGCTCACCCTGCTTGGCAGCCTGCATCCGGTGGACGACGCCTGGCTGGCCGCCGGGCGCGCGGCATTCCCTGCTGTAGGCGCACTGCCGGGCCCACGCGTGGCGCTGTTGATCGGCGGGCCCACCACGCAGGTGCCGTGGACACTGCAGGCGCTGGCCGCGCAGTGCAATGCCGTGCAGGCACAGGTGCGCGCCGCAGGCGGCAGCCTGCTGATCACCGCCTCGCGCCGCACGCCGCCGGAGGTGGTTGCGCTGTTGCGCACCCTGCAGCAGGGCAACCCCGGCCTGCTGTGGTGCGACGCGCGCGATGGCGCCAACCCGTATGCCGGCCTGCTGGGCTGGGCGGACGCGATCGTGGCCAGCGCCGATTCCGTCAACCTGCTCTCCGAAGCCTGCGCCACACCCGTGCCGGTGGTGGCGGCCTGTGCGGAATTCGCGCGCGGCCGTGTCGGCGCCTATGTGCAGGCACTGCAGCAGCGCCAGCGCCTGTGCGCGGCCGATGAAGTTCTGGCTACCACGGCCGCTATGACACCGGTACGCGAAACCGAACGGATTGCGGCGCAGGTGCGTATGCGCCTGGGCTTATGA
- a CDS encoding malonic semialdehyde reductase, whose amino-acid sequence MSDLLNAAALDQLFRTARTQNAFLDTPVSEDLLRELYDLVKWGPTAANGSPARFVFVTTAEGKEKLKPALSEGNAAKTLAAPVTAIIGFDEDFHEKLPYLFPHADAKSWFDGPRTARTESAFRNSSLQGAYLILAARALGLDAGPMSGFDNAKVDAAFFAGTPIKSNFLVNLGYGDPAGLFPRLPRLSFDEAARIA is encoded by the coding sequence ATGTCCGACCTGCTCAACGCTGCCGCGCTGGATCAGCTGTTTCGCACCGCCCGCACGCAAAACGCCTTCCTCGATACGCCGGTCAGCGAAGACCTGTTGCGCGAGCTCTATGACCTGGTCAAGTGGGGCCCCACCGCGGCCAACGGCTCGCCGGCGCGGTTCGTGTTCGTGACCACCGCCGAGGGCAAGGAAAAGCTCAAGCCGGCATTGTCCGAAGGCAACGCCGCCAAGACCCTGGCCGCACCGGTGACGGCGATCATTGGGTTTGACGAAGACTTCCACGAGAAGCTGCCGTACCTGTTCCCGCATGCCGATGCCAAGAGCTGGTTCGACGGCCCGCGCACGGCGCGCACCGAGTCGGCATTCCGCAACAGCTCGCTGCAGGGCGCGTACCTGATCCTGGCCGCGCGTGCGCTGGGCCTGGATGCCGGCCCGATGTCCGGCTTCGACAATGCCAAGGTGGATGCTGCGTTCTTTGCCGGCACGCCGATTAAATCCAACTTTCTGGTCAATCTCGGGTACGGTGACCCGGCCGGGCTGTTCCCGCGCCTGCCGCGCCTGAGTTTCGACGAAGCCGCACGCATCGCTTAA
- a CDS encoding YceI family protein — translation MKTTHKLLLPLALTLAIAGCSKPADNAAAPAAETPAATAPADAAAAAPAPAADASTAPAVQVASGTYTLDPTHTDVLAQWSHFGFSNPTAHFGNVDGTLVYDAADVTKSTVQVTLPLSGLNSFTAKFDEHLKSGDFFDAAKFPSATFKSTKVESAGTNKLTVTGDLTIKDQTKPVVLDVTLNGAGEHPMKKVPAAGFDATTTIKRSDFGVGQYAPNVSDEVKIRITTEALQAKAGDAAAK, via the coding sequence ATGAAGACCACCCATAAGCTGTTGCTGCCGCTCGCCCTGACCCTGGCCATCGCCGGCTGCTCGAAGCCGGCCGACAACGCCGCCGCGCCGGCTGCCGAAACCCCGGCCGCCACCGCCCCGGCCGATGCCGCCGCTGCTGCGCCCGCACCGGCTGCCGATGCGTCGACCGCGCCGGCCGTGCAGGTGGCCTCCGGCACCTACACGCTGGACCCGACCCACACCGACGTGCTGGCGCAGTGGAGCCACTTCGGCTTCTCCAACCCCACCGCGCACTTCGGCAATGTCGACGGCACCCTGGTGTACGACGCTGCCGACGTGACCAAGTCGACCGTGCAGGTGACCCTGCCGCTGTCCGGCTTGAACAGCTTCACCGCCAAGTTCGACGAACACCTGAAGAGCGGTGATTTCTTCGACGCGGCCAAGTTCCCGAGCGCCACCTTCAAGAGCACCAAGGTCGAGTCGGCCGGCACCAACAAGCTGACCGTCACCGGCGATCTGACCATCAAGGACCAGACCAAGCCGGTCGTGCTGGACGTCACCCTCAACGGTGCCGGCGAGCACCCGATGAAGAAGGTGCCGGCCGCTGGTTTCGACGCCACCACCACGATCAAGCGCAGCGATTTCGGCGTTGGCCAGTACGCGCCGAACGTCAGCGACGAAGTCAAGATCCGCATCACCACCGAGGCCCTGCAGGCCAAGGCCGGCGACGCTGCCGCGAAGTAA
- a CDS encoding siderophore-interacting protein produces MAVHTNTQVRRDPRLRSVQVLRCETITPQMRRIVFGGSELAGFQSDAPDDHVKLFFPNADGAFVLPTMTAEGPRYDAGAVPSPGRDYTPRYFDPQSSELSIDFVLHGDGVASSWAAQAQPGDDLKIGGPRGSFLVADDYDHYVLLGDETALPAIGRWLEAMPADMHAEVYIEIADAAERQELLSAADADIYWLERNGFDAATSTLLEDSLRDYEPHDGDTFYWIGAESMRARAMRKFLEEHLQVDKESVRAKGYWKADPAGE; encoded by the coding sequence ATGGCTGTCCACACCAATACCCAAGTTCGCCGCGACCCCCGCCTGCGCTCCGTACAGGTACTGCGCTGCGAAACGATCACCCCGCAGATGCGCCGCATCGTGTTTGGCGGCAGCGAGTTGGCCGGCTTCCAGAGCGATGCCCCGGACGACCACGTCAAACTGTTCTTTCCCAATGCCGACGGCGCCTTCGTGCTGCCGACAATGACGGCCGAAGGCCCGCGCTACGACGCGGGCGCCGTGCCCTCGCCCGGCCGCGACTACACGCCGCGCTATTTCGACCCGCAGAGTAGCGAATTGAGCATCGATTTCGTGCTGCATGGCGATGGCGTGGCCTCCAGCTGGGCGGCACAGGCGCAGCCCGGCGATGACTTGAAGATCGGCGGCCCACGCGGCTCGTTCCTGGTAGCCGACGACTACGACCACTATGTGCTGCTCGGCGACGAAACTGCATTGCCCGCAATCGGCCGCTGGCTGGAAGCCATGCCGGCCGACATGCACGCGGAGGTCTACATCGAAATTGCCGACGCGGCCGAGCGCCAGGAGCTGCTCAGCGCTGCCGACGCGGATATCTACTGGCTGGAGCGCAACGGCTTCGACGCTGCGACGAGCACGCTGCTGGAAGACAGCCTGCGCGACTACGAGCCGCACGACGGCGACACGTTCTACTGGATCGGCGCCGAATCGATGCGCGCGCGGGCAATGCGCAAGTTTCTGGAAGAGCACCTGCAAGTGGACAAGGAGTCAGTGCGTGCGAAGGGCTATTGGAAGGCGGATCCGGCTGGGGAATGA
- a CDS encoding PadR family transcriptional regulator: protein MQTPSDPIAAPDFDTPAGRARRGGTARPLGHGDLRLLLLALIEQQPRHGYELMRQIAQLFKGLYTPSAGTIYPALAQLEADGWVLTDQDQGRKRYQITEAGRGHASAHRDALDAALARTHRRARDLIKAQTPPPIRDAIHRIKHGLFARHGQWTEAETARIAALLNAAADGMEPGDT from the coding sequence ATGCAAACTCCCTCAGACCCCATCGCCGCGCCAGATTTCGACACTCCCGCCGGGCGCGCCCGACGGGGCGGCACCGCCCGCCCGCTTGGCCACGGCGACCTGCGCCTGCTGTTGCTGGCGCTGATCGAGCAGCAGCCGCGCCATGGGTACGAGTTGATGCGCCAGATCGCCCAGCTGTTCAAGGGGCTGTATACGCCCAGTGCCGGCACGATTTACCCGGCGCTGGCGCAGTTGGAAGCCGACGGTTGGGTGCTCACCGACCAGGACCAGGGGCGCAAGCGTTACCAGATCACCGAGGCCGGCCGCGGCCACGCCAGTGCGCACCGCGATGCGCTGGACGCCGCCCTGGCACGCACGCACCGGCGCGCGCGCGACCTGATCAAGGCACAGACACCGCCGCCGATCCGCGACGCCATCCACCGCATCAAACACGGCCTGTTCGCCCGGCATGGGCAATGGACCGAGGCCGAAACCGCGCGCATTGCCGCGCTGCTCAACGCCGCCGCCGACGGCATGGAGCCAGGCGACACCTGA
- the mdcA gene encoding malonate decarboxylase subunit alpha: MSRQWDTQAESRRQRLQRAAALAPRGRVVAADDVVALLEAVIEPGDRVCLEGNNQKQADFLARCLTEVDPTRVHDLHMVQSVLSLPAHLDVFERGIAKRLDFSFSGPQAARLAGLVSEGRIEIGAIHTYLELFGRYFIDLTPRIALVTAQAADRHGNLYTGPNTEDTPVIVEATAFKGGIVIAQVNEILDTLPRVDIPADWVDFVTHAPKPNYIEPLFTRDPAQISEIQVLMAMMAIKGIYAEYGVDRLNHGIGFDTAAIELLLPTYAESLGLKGKICRHWALNPHPALIPAIESGFVQSVHSFGSELGMEKYIAARPDVFFTGADGSMRSNRALSQTAGLYACDMFIGSTLQIDLQGNSSTATRDRIAGFGGAPNMGSDARGRRHASAAWLKAGREAARPGEMPRGRKLVVQMVETFREHMAPAFVDKLDAWELAERANLPLPPVMIYGDDVSHVLTEEGIANLLLCRTPEEREQAIRGVSGYTTVGLGRDKRMVENLRDRGVIKRPDDLGIRPRDATRDLLAARTVKDLVRWSGGLYDPPKRFRNW, from the coding sequence ATGAGTCGACAGTGGGACACCCAGGCCGAGAGCCGCCGCCAGCGCCTGCAGCGCGCCGCCGCGCTCGCGCCCCGCGGGCGGGTGGTGGCCGCCGACGATGTGGTGGCGCTGCTGGAAGCGGTGATCGAGCCGGGCGACCGCGTCTGCCTGGAAGGCAACAACCAGAAGCAGGCCGATTTCCTGGCGCGCTGCCTCACCGAGGTAGACCCCACGCGCGTGCACGACCTGCACATGGTGCAGTCGGTGCTGTCGCTGCCCGCGCACCTGGACGTGTTCGAACGCGGCATCGCCAAGCGCCTGGATTTCTCGTTCTCCGGCCCGCAGGCCGCGCGCCTGGCCGGGCTGGTGAGCGAAGGGCGCATCGAGATCGGCGCCATCCACACATACCTGGAACTGTTCGGCCGCTATTTCATCGACCTCACCCCGCGCATCGCGCTCGTCACCGCGCAGGCCGCCGACCGCCACGGCAATCTCTACACCGGGCCCAACACCGAAGACACGCCGGTGATCGTGGAGGCCACCGCGTTCAAGGGCGGCATCGTCATTGCGCAGGTCAACGAAATCCTGGACACGCTGCCGCGCGTGGATATCCCGGCCGACTGGGTGGACTTCGTGACCCACGCGCCCAAGCCCAATTACATCGAACCGCTGTTCACCCGCGACCCGGCGCAGATCTCTGAGATCCAGGTGCTGATGGCGATGATGGCCATCAAGGGCATCTACGCCGAATACGGTGTGGACCGGCTCAATCACGGCATCGGTTTCGATACCGCTGCCATCGAATTGCTGCTGCCCACCTACGCCGAGTCGCTAGGGCTGAAGGGCAAAATCTGCCGGCATTGGGCGCTGAATCCGCATCCGGCGCTGATCCCGGCGATTGAGTCGGGCTTCGTGCAATCGGTGCATTCGTTCGGCTCGGAACTGGGCATGGAGAAGTACATCGCCGCGCGCCCGGATGTGTTCTTCACCGGTGCCGACGGCAGCATGCGTTCCAACCGTGCGCTTTCGCAGACCGCGGGTTTATATGCGTGCGACATGTTCATTGGCTCCACCTTGCAGATCGATTTGCAAGGCAACAGTTCCACCGCCACGCGCGACCGCATCGCCGGCTTCGGGGGTGCGCCGAATATGGGCTCGGATGCGCGTGGCCGCCGCCATGCCAGCGCCGCCTGGCTCAAGGCCGGCCGTGAAGCCGCGCGGCCGGGCGAGATGCCGCGCGGGCGCAAGCTGGTGGTGCAGATGGTGGAAACCTTTCGCGAACACATGGCGCCGGCCTTCGTCGACAAGCTCGATGCGTGGGAGCTGGCCGAGCGCGCCAACCTGCCGCTGCCGCCGGTGATGATTTACGGCGACGACGTCAGCCATGTGCTCACCGAAGAAGGCATCGCCAATCTGCTGCTGTGCCGCACGCCGGAAGAACGCGAGCAGGCGATTCGCGGCGTGTCCGGTTACACCACGGTCGGCCTGGGCCGCGACAAGCGCATGGTGGAAAACCTGCGCGACCGCGGGGTCATCAAGCGTCCCGATGATCTGGGCATCCGCCCGCGCGACGCCACTCGCGATCTGCTTGCCGCGCGCACGGTCAAGGACCTGGTGCGCTGGTCCGGTGGGTTGTACGACCCGCCGAAACGTTTTCGCAACTGGTAG
- the mdcC gene encoding malonate decarboxylase acyl carrier protein gives METLRYRFDGRNGARTGLDHALVGVVASGNLEVLVERVPLGGAMEIEIVTAARGFGEIWQAVLDDFAARHSLQDVRISINDVGATPAVVSLRLEQAIDVLQGADA, from the coding sequence ATGGAAACCCTGCGTTATCGCTTCGATGGCCGCAATGGCGCACGCACCGGGCTCGATCACGCCCTGGTCGGCGTGGTCGCCTCCGGCAATCTGGAAGTGCTGGTCGAGCGCGTGCCGCTGGGCGGCGCGATGGAGATCGAAATCGTCACCGCCGCACGCGGCTTCGGTGAGATCTGGCAAGCGGTGCTGGACGATTTCGCCGCGCGTCATTCGCTGCAGGACGTGCGCATCAGCATCAACGATGTCGGCGCTACGCCGGCGGTGGTGAGCCTGCGTCTGGAGCAGGCCATCGACGTGCTGCAAGGAGCCGACGCATGA
- a CDS encoding biotin-independent malonate decarboxylase subunit beta yields MAERSYYEADARERIDGLLDAGSFTEFVGPRRRLISPHLAQLDTPGAFDDGIVVGEGRLRGRHVLIAAQQGAFMGGGVGEVHGAKLTGLLERAAATTPDAVVLLLDTGGVRLHEANAGLIAISEIMRATLGARAAGVPVLALIGSGNGAFGGMGIVARCCSAVIMSEEGRLSLSGPDVIETVRGVEEFDARDRALVWRVTGGKHRYLIGDAQTLVPDRIAAFADAAATTLDTLAEPQGDAALQALEREHHALAARITAYGDCRDGVEIWRRQGIADPERLPLLDTDAFLAATADRSTP; encoded by the coding sequence ATGGCCGAGCGCAGCTACTACGAAGCCGACGCGCGCGAGCGCATCGACGGGCTGCTGGACGCCGGCAGCTTCACTGAATTCGTCGGCCCACGTCGCCGCCTGATCAGCCCGCACCTGGCGCAACTCGACACGCCCGGCGCGTTCGACGACGGCATCGTGGTCGGCGAAGGGCGCCTGCGCGGACGCCACGTGCTCATCGCCGCCCAGCAAGGCGCCTTCATGGGCGGTGGCGTTGGCGAAGTGCATGGCGCCAAACTCACCGGCTTGCTGGAACGCGCCGCAGCCACCACGCCCGATGCGGTGGTGCTGCTGCTCGACACCGGCGGCGTGCGCCTTCACGAAGCCAATGCCGGCTTGATCGCCATCTCCGAAATCATGCGCGCCACCCTGGGTGCCCGCGCGGCCGGCGTGCCGGTGCTGGCGCTGATCGGCAGCGGCAATGGCGCCTTCGGCGGCATGGGCATCGTGGCGCGCTGCTGCAGCGCGGTGATCATGTCCGAAGAAGGGCGGCTGTCGTTGTCCGGCCCGGACGTGATCGAAACCGTGCGTGGCGTGGAAGAATTCGACGCACGGGACCGCGCGCTGGTATGGCGCGTCACCGGCGGCAAGCACCGCTATTTGATCGGCGATGCACAGACGCTGGTGCCCGACCGCATTGCCGCGTTCGCAGACGCCGCGGCCACCACGCTGGACACACTGGCCGAGCCGCAGGGCGATGCCGCGTTGCAGGCACTGGAGCGCGAACACCACGCGCTGGCGGCGCGCATCACCGCGTATGGCGACTGCCGCGACGGGGTGGAGATCTGGCGCCGCCAGGGCATTGCCGACCCGGAGCGCTTGCCGCTGCTGGACACCGACGCCTTCCTCGCGGCCACTGCCGACCGGAGCACGCCATGA